One window of Quercus robur chromosome 12, dhQueRobu3.1, whole genome shotgun sequence genomic DNA carries:
- the LOC126709062 gene encoding basic blue protein-like — translation MTSTIFGVSKNAIVAIGLLYILIICENAQGTEYIVGGKIGWDLDPSVFRWPDGKSFKAGDVLIFNYSNPFYKVEQVNKAQFDSCYSNFNPIKTYSSGHDRVVVEKGTTYFICAVPDYCGYGMRIAINAA, via the exons ATGACTTCGACAATATTTGGAGTCAGCAAAAATGCAATTGTTGCAATTGGTCTTCTCTACATACTGATCATCTGCGAAAACGCCCAGGGAACCGAATACATTGTGGGAGGTAAGATAGGATGGGATCTGGATCCTTCGGTTTTTCGTTGGCCTGATGGAAAGAGCTTCAAAGCCGGTGATGTCTTAA TTTTCAACTATTCCAATCCATTCTACAAAGTGGAGCAGGTGAATAAAGCACAATTCGATAGTTGCTACTCAAACTTCAATCCGATTAAGACTTATTCTTCTGGGCATGACAGGGTTGTAGTAGAGAAGGGTACGACTTACTTTATATGTGCTGTCCCGGATTATTGTGGATACGGGATGAGAATTGCTATTAATGCAGCCTGA